The following coding sequences are from one uncultured Desulfobacter sp. window:
- a CDS encoding phosphoglycerate dehydrogenase yields MENAKQKILIGPSSFAGLDSSPRERLIQAGYEIIPNPYGRKLTQQELLDLLPGVTGIIAGLEPLNRVVLEQSNLKVISRCGSGMSNVDLEAAEALDIRVRSTPMGPTIAVAELTLGVTLSLIRNIPQMNADLHAGQWNKTIGGQLAGKTVAIVGYGRIGKQVAQLFQAFGAIIWAVDPAVDPSENKVPVVSLEHALTHADIISLHCSGDEEILGENEFAAMNPGMLILNAARGGLINEQALIAALDQGVVKGAWVDTFSQEPYSGPLTRYDQVILTPHVGSYTAEGRLSMEMECAENLIEAFTDL; encoded by the coding sequence ATGGAGAATGCTAAACAAAAAATATTAATCGGACCATCCAGTTTTGCCGGCCTGGATTCATCCCCCAGGGAGCGTCTGATCCAGGCCGGTTATGAAATTATTCCCAATCCATATGGCAGAAAATTGACCCAGCAGGAACTATTGGATTTACTTCCAGGGGTAACCGGTATTATAGCAGGCCTCGAACCATTGAACCGGGTTGTCTTGGAACAATCAAATCTGAAAGTCATTTCAAGATGCGGTTCCGGTATGTCCAATGTGGATTTGGAAGCTGCGGAAGCGTTGGATATACGGGTAAGGTCAACCCCTATGGGACCAACCATCGCTGTTGCCGAATTAACCCTTGGCGTAACTTTGAGCCTGATTAGAAATATCCCGCAGATGAACGCAGATTTGCACGCAGGTCAATGGAACAAAACCATCGGCGGACAATTGGCCGGTAAAACAGTGGCCATTGTCGGGTATGGCCGCATAGGAAAACAGGTGGCTCAATTGTTTCAGGCCTTTGGGGCAATTATCTGGGCTGTTGACCCTGCCGTTGATCCGTCGGAGAATAAAGTTCCCGTGGTTTCGTTGGAACATGCGTTAACCCATGCGGACATTATATCTCTTCATTGCAGCGGCGATGAAGAGATATTAGGAGAAAATGAATTTGCCGCTATGAATCCAGGTATGCTTATTTTAAATGCGGCCAGGGGAGGACTGATTAATGAGCAGGCATTGATTGCCGCTTTGGATCAAGGCGTGGTAAAAGGCGCATGGGTGGATACATTCAGCCAGGAGCCGTATTCCGGTCCTTTGACCCGATATGATCAGGTAATTCTGACGCCCCATGTGGGCTCGTATACAGCAGAAGGCCGCCTCTCTATGGAGATGGAATGCGCTGAAAATTTAATTGAAGCGTTTACGGATCTGTAA
- a CDS encoding inositol monophosphatase family protein: MDESIQYFFKVAKQAALEAGSYLASDQASLKAIQTNDRRDVKIKADRHSENMIVKTLRSHTAFPIFTEESGLIPPAGKDESAQAVGYQWILDPLDGSLNYSREIPTCCISIALYSKMAPVLGIVYDFNRNELFSGVVGTGAWLNKQAIRVGTIKRKQEAILCTGFPVSTDFSSKALLGFVENVRDYKKVRLLGSAALSLAYVAAGRVDVYEEKDIKLWDVAAGIALVRAAGGIVSMIPGTVENAHWIQGSNKVLMKSLFSNDKDNDSQAKP; the protein is encoded by the coding sequence ATGGATGAATCAATTCAGTATTTTTTCAAAGTTGCAAAACAGGCCGCATTGGAAGCAGGCAGTTACTTGGCAAGCGACCAAGCATCTTTGAAAGCAATCCAGACAAATGACCGTCGTGATGTAAAGATCAAAGCGGACAGACACAGCGAAAATATGATCGTGAAAACGCTGCGATCCCATACAGCATTTCCCATTTTCACCGAAGAATCCGGCTTGATACCGCCTGCCGGCAAAGATGAAAGTGCACAAGCAGTCGGGTATCAGTGGATTCTCGACCCTTTGGATGGCAGTCTGAACTACTCCAGGGAGATCCCAACCTGTTGTATCAGTATTGCCCTATACTCTAAAATGGCGCCGGTACTGGGGATTGTCTACGATTTCAATCGTAATGAATTATTTTCGGGAGTAGTGGGAACAGGTGCATGGCTTAACAAACAAGCTATCAGAGTAGGAACGATCAAACGCAAGCAAGAGGCAATACTGTGCACTGGCTTTCCAGTGAGTACCGACTTTTCCTCTAAGGCCCTGCTGGGTTTTGTTGAAAACGTCAGGGACTACAAAAAAGTCCGCCTGCTGGGGTCCGCAGCGTTGTCATTGGCTTATGTTGCTGCCGGACGGGTAGATGTCTATGAAGAAAAAGATATCAAATTATGGGATGTGGCCGCCGGTATTGCTTTAGTCCGGGCCGCCGGAGGTATTGTGAGCATGATTCCTGGTACTGTCGAAAATGCGCATTGGATCCAAGGAAGTAACAAAGTGTTGATGAAATCCTTGTTCTCCAACGACAAAGATAATGATAGTCAGGCAAAGCCTTGA
- a CDS encoding class I SAM-dependent methyltransferase: MKEEDIRKKEILNRYLDLVRKDCERFLRNTDEFIEIACPACGIKETNFEFKKQNFDYVSCKSCHTLYAKNRPNFNILSQFYKQCESSSYWVEHFFKPVAEARREKIFKPRADFVVSYFQKESPRWHIADIGAGFGLFLDELRKQWPQSIYIAIEPSVEQAEICKQQGFTTEECSLEEINGYDEKLDLITAFELFEHLHDPYLFLSAVYDLLKPEGFILFTTLNGLGFDIQLLWENSKSIYPPHHINFFNPDSIGVLLKRAGFEVVNVETPGKLDWDIVQGAIDQQYLKVHRFWQHLARKGSADCQQDFQKWLAEHKLSSHMRVLARKTIRE; the protein is encoded by the coding sequence ATGAAAGAAGAGGATATCCGAAAAAAAGAGATCTTAAACCGATATCTTGATTTGGTGCGAAAGGATTGTGAACGATTCCTCCGAAACACGGATGAATTCATTGAGATCGCCTGCCCGGCCTGCGGGATAAAAGAGACGAATTTTGAATTCAAAAAACAAAATTTTGATTATGTCTCCTGTAAATCCTGTCATACCTTATATGCGAAAAACAGACCGAACTTTAATATTTTATCCCAGTTTTACAAGCAATGTGAATCCAGCAGTTATTGGGTTGAGCACTTTTTTAAACCTGTGGCTGAAGCCAGAAGAGAAAAGATTTTTAAACCCAGAGCAGATTTCGTGGTCTCTTATTTCCAAAAAGAATCCCCCCGGTGGCACATTGCAGATATAGGTGCTGGTTTTGGACTATTTTTAGACGAATTGAGAAAACAGTGGCCTCAAAGCATTTATATCGCCATCGAACCGTCTGTAGAGCAAGCAGAAATTTGTAAGCAGCAAGGTTTTACAACAGAAGAATGCTCTCTTGAAGAAATTAACGGCTATGATGAAAAATTGGATCTGATCACTGCATTTGAGCTCTTTGAACATCTGCATGATCCATATCTGTTCCTGTCAGCAGTCTACGACTTGTTAAAACCAGAAGGGTTTATCTTGTTCACCACGTTGAACGGGCTGGGATTTGATATTCAGCTGCTTTGGGAGAATTCTAAAAGTATTTACCCTCCCCATCATATCAATTTCTTTAATCCTGATTCCATTGGTGTTCTTCTGAAACGAGCGGGTTTTGAAGTTGTGAATGTTGAAACGCCCGGAAAACTGGATTGGGATATCGTACAAGGGGCGATTGATCAGCAGTATTTAAAGGTGCATCGTTTTTGGCAGCATCTGGCACGAAAGGGTTCTGCTGACTGTCAACAAGACTTTCAAAAATGGCTGGCAGAACATAAGTTGAGTTCACATATGCGGGTATTGGCCCGGAAGACGATAAGGGAGTAA
- a CDS encoding SIS domain-containing protein, with product MNNIEALARESVTVQQFAAGYLNYLSTLFQKMDMQALASVVAELESARKAQNTVFVCGNGGSAATASHMANDFGVDVYKKGGSGNPYRILSLTDNPAVMLAIANDDGYHNLFINQLKIHYRDGDKLIAISASGNSPNVIEASRWVKEKGGVVMGLTGFDGGELAKLADININISTPKGEYGPVEDLHMILDHLIANWLQYQDLFEFNPENR from the coding sequence ATGAATAACATTGAAGCCCTGGCTCGAGAAAGCGTGACTGTTCAGCAGTTTGCTGCAGGTTATTTGAATTATCTATCTACCCTTTTCCAAAAAATGGATATGCAGGCCCTTGCATCGGTTGTGGCTGAGTTGGAAAGTGCAAGAAAAGCACAGAATACGGTTTTTGTCTGTGGAAACGGTGGATCTGCGGCCACAGCATCCCATATGGCCAATGACTTTGGCGTAGATGTGTATAAAAAAGGAGGAAGCGGAAATCCCTATCGAATCTTGTCTTTGACAGACAATCCAGCGGTCATGCTGGCCATCGCCAATGATGACGGGTATCATAATTTATTTATTAATCAGCTTAAAATTCACTATCGTGACGGAGATAAGCTCATTGCGATCTCCGCCAGCGGCAACTCACCCAATGTCATTGAAGCCTCAAGATGGGTGAAGGAAAAAGGAGGGGTTGTGATGGGACTGACTGGATTTGACGGTGGCGAACTGGCAAAATTGGCAGACATTAACATCAATATATCTACGCCCAAGGGGGAATATGGCCCTGTGGAGGACCTGCACATGATATTGGATCACCTGATTGCCAATTGGTTACAGTATCAAGATTTATTCGAGTTTAATCCGGAGAATAGGTGA
- a CDS encoding glycosyltransferase family 2 protein, producing the protein MNNVSKSCSIIIRTKNEERWIVPCLKAVYEQRYRDFEVIIVDNESTDRTLEKVRQFPVDKVVTCTDYLPGKALNIGVEASNGQCVVCLSGHCIPVNDQWLGNLVANMADPQFAGAYGRQEPMDFTPASDKRDLLTIFGQDRRIQIKDSFFHNANSVIRRELWEQHPFDNQISNIEDRLWAQKMIQLGYRLVYDPTASVYHYHGIHQNGNTTRCNNVVRILENLNGNFVSGNLDPEHLLTVAIIPLKGPVRMMGETSTLHMAIQDAKSAQYINKIIVATDNEAVAQTARELGAEAPFLRPPELSRDYVGIEAVLKYTLEQIEQIGIYPDLVVNLEVTFPFRPKGLIDGMVRRTVIEDLDSVIAVKPENRSIWQEDEKKTIQRLDSGYVPRLYKERTFVGLKGLCCVTRAQFLREEHLLGDKIGLFEVDNPFSNIEIREELDFQLAEQISANWQLRKNIDTERYEAKWV; encoded by the coding sequence ATGAATAACGTGTCAAAATCATGTTCCATCATTATCCGGACAAAAAATGAGGAGCGGTGGATCGTTCCCTGTCTTAAGGCGGTATATGAACAAAGATACCGCGATTTTGAAGTCATTATTGTGGACAATGAAAGTACGGACAGAACACTGGAAAAGGTCCGGCAGTTCCCGGTGGACAAAGTGGTGACCTGCACGGATTATCTGCCGGGTAAAGCCTTGAACATCGGGGTTGAAGCGTCCAACGGTCAATGCGTGGTATGCCTTTCCGGACATTGTATCCCGGTCAATGACCAGTGGCTGGGAAACCTGGTAGCCAATATGGCGGACCCGCAGTTTGCCGGAGCCTATGGAAGACAGGAACCCATGGATTTTACACCGGCTTCGGATAAAAGAGACCTTTTGACCATTTTTGGCCAGGACCGGCGGATTCAAATCAAGGACAGCTTTTTTCATAATGCCAACAGCGTGATCCGGCGCGAATTGTGGGAACAACATCCCTTTGACAATCAAATTTCCAATATTGAAGACCGCCTTTGGGCACAGAAAATGATTCAACTGGGATATCGGCTGGTTTACGATCCCACGGCCAGTGTGTATCACTATCACGGCATTCATCAGAACGGTAACACAACACGGTGCAATAACGTGGTCAGAATCCTGGAAAATCTTAATGGCAATTTTGTATCCGGTAATCTGGACCCTGAACATCTGCTTACCGTCGCAATTATTCCGTTGAAAGGGCCTGTCCGGATGATGGGAGAAACATCGACCTTACACATGGCCATCCAGGATGCAAAATCTGCGCAATACATAAATAAAATCATTGTTGCCACAGATAATGAAGCTGTTGCGCAAACAGCCAGGGAACTGGGTGCGGAAGCCCCTTTTCTGCGCCCCCCGGAACTTTCAAGGGATTATGTAGGAATAGAGGCAGTGTTGAAATACACCCTGGAGCAGATAGAACAAATCGGGATCTATCCCGATTTGGTTGTGAATTTAGAGGTAACTTTTCCTTTCCGCCCCAAGGGGTTAATCGACGGTATGGTACGCAGAACGGTGATCGAAGATTTAGATAGTGTCATCGCGGTCAAACCGGAAAACCGCTCAATATGGCAGGAAGATGAAAAAAAGACCATTCAGCGCCTGGATAGCGGATATGTGCCCCGGCTTTACAAAGAACGCACCTTTGTTGGATTAAAAGGGCTGTGCTGTGTCACCCGGGCTCAATTTTTAAGGGAGGAACATTTGCTGGGGGACAAAATCGGGCTTTTTGAAGTGGATAACCCGTTCTCCAATATAGAAATCCGGGAGGAACTGGATTTTCAGTTGGCGGAACAGATCTCTGCCAACTGGCAGCTTAGAAAAAATATTGACACAGAAAGGTATGAAGCCAAATGGGTTTAA
- a CDS encoding Gfo/Idh/MocA family oxidoreductase produces MIENKLKVGIAGYGVVGKRRRYYIDKNPYFKTVAICDQYFDNSGVMDDGVRFYRQYQELLKEPLDVLFVSLPNYIAADVTMAGLAQGFHVFSEKPPGRDVADIQSVIEIEKQHPGILLKYGFNHRYHDSVKEALRIIESGELGQIVNLRGVYGKSKIIPFSGGWRAERKYSGGGILLDQGIHMVDLIRLFCGCEFVDIQSFISNQYWHHDVEDNAYAMMKDEKGRIALIHSSATQWQHRFSLEIALTEGYLELKGLLTGSKSYGRERLVIGRRDEADTGSQRDEILNYLEDNSWRDEVNEFADAVVHHHPIEYGSSKEALATMKLIYQIYCADPKWKSTYHIEQPDS; encoded by the coding sequence ATGATAGAAAACAAACTGAAAGTTGGAATTGCCGGCTATGGTGTTGTTGGGAAAAGGCGTCGGTATTATATCGATAAAAATCCTTATTTTAAAACCGTAGCAATTTGCGATCAATATTTCGACAACTCGGGTGTAATGGACGATGGCGTTAGGTTTTATAGACAATATCAGGAACTGTTGAAGGAACCGTTGGATGTTTTATTTGTCAGTCTGCCCAATTATATTGCCGCTGATGTAACCATGGCGGGATTAGCCCAAGGCTTCCATGTGTTTTCTGAAAAACCGCCCGGCAGAGATGTGGCAGACATTCAAAGCGTGATTGAAATTGAAAAGCAGCACCCCGGTATATTGCTTAAATATGGTTTTAATCATCGTTATCATGATTCAGTTAAAGAGGCCCTTCGCATTATTGAATCCGGGGAATTAGGCCAGATAGTTAATTTAAGGGGTGTTTACGGCAAAAGCAAAATCATCCCGTTTTCAGGTGGATGGCGGGCTGAAAGAAAGTATTCAGGTGGCGGCATTTTGTTGGATCAGGGAATTCATATGGTCGATCTGATTCGTCTGTTCTGCGGCTGTGAGTTTGTGGATATCCAAAGCTTTATCTCCAATCAGTACTGGCATCATGATGTCGAAGATAACGCCTATGCCATGATGAAAGACGAAAAAGGACGGATTGCTTTAATTCATTCCAGCGCGACACAATGGCAGCATCGTTTCTCGTTGGAAATCGCCTTGACGGAAGGTTATCTGGAACTAAAAGGATTGCTCACCGGTTCGAAAAGTTATGGCCGGGAGAGACTAGTTATTGGCAGACGGGATGAAGCGGATACGGGATCCCAAAGAGACGAGATTCTGAATTACCTCGAGGATAATTCATGGCGGGATGAAGTCAACGAATTTGCTGATGCCGTTGTACACCACCACCCCATTGAATATGGTTCCAGTAAAGAGGCACTGGCAACCATGAAATTAATATACCAAATATATTGTGCGGATCCGAAATGGAAATCAACATATCACATAGAACAACCGGATTCATAA
- a CDS encoding F-box protein, translated as MPCIQEVGYRDLILSFLSPKTEQHLIEKFAGQVLIGRSRMDAVREQARNFYVDIVARMGASPCSNKKSLRQILATSGSNTCWWYHFCSNKDVEADLTYNYILQIFTIADIADSNKIERIVLHGDANKVAAVLANRYDLSEMEHTTSNWPESPLRALLNRFKFGVSSLYHHWLLALHTRLPEKRPEIVLQGFYDWSLSFDAKDGTVKDNYFKNVPNVLAQHKKSFAWILWFSPHSTLKGSPKKLKACLKKVKSHPQFIFLQKFITPFDIIREIFNFVPLIKYLRVRKSKSFQQIFKHRKMDFYPLFKQKLLYHFLDYSLPFFLLIEQSSRSSFQRYQPRLALTFLELFLHSRAFYTGGRRGNPDTIFFTMQHASYNKEKLFFVMDPQKEYHGLPDGYPMPKPDYAFTMGQMGQRILLENGYPAKKVFLTGSGRYDHINGKSDNRKKETSYPLTILLATSLNVRLEMEMVEAVSIAARGIPRLRLLLRSHPFSKIENQAAFEPYRIQFDVSTGSLAEDLQQADLVVFTYSTVAEEALIQGIPVWQWLPLGFNGSAIGELPQIEHFSSVDELRKGFLQFSENPNQFSPGQETIDQVTSQCFFKTDGGAAQRIAAHMMGLLVSPS; from the coding sequence ATGCCGTGTATTCAGGAAGTGGGTTACCGGGATTTGATTCTAAGCTTTTTGTCCCCCAAAACCGAGCAGCACCTTATCGAAAAATTTGCCGGCCAAGTTTTAATTGGCCGCTCCAGGATGGATGCAGTCCGGGAGCAGGCCAGAAATTTTTACGTTGATATAGTCGCCCGCATGGGCGCCTCCCCCTGCTCTAATAAAAAATCCTTGCGTCAAATTCTGGCGACCTCTGGGTCTAATACCTGTTGGTGGTATCACTTCTGTTCCAACAAAGATGTTGAAGCCGATTTAACCTATAACTATATTTTGCAAATTTTTACTATCGCAGACATTGCGGATTCAAATAAAATAGAACGAATAGTGCTTCATGGCGACGCCAACAAGGTCGCAGCAGTTTTGGCAAACCGGTATGATCTTTCTGAAATGGAGCACACAACATCAAACTGGCCGGAAAGTCCTTTGCGTGCATTGTTGAATCGATTTAAATTCGGAGTCTCATCGTTGTATCACCACTGGCTTCTGGCCTTGCATACACGGTTACCCGAAAAGAGGCCGGAAATCGTGCTGCAAGGTTTTTATGACTGGAGTCTATCATTTGATGCAAAGGATGGTACGGTCAAGGACAACTATTTTAAAAACGTACCAAACGTACTTGCGCAGCACAAGAAATCTTTTGCATGGATTCTTTGGTTTTCACCCCATTCCACATTAAAAGGGTCTCCCAAAAAGCTTAAGGCATGTTTAAAAAAGGTCAAATCACATCCTCAGTTCATTTTTTTGCAAAAATTCATTACTCCGTTTGATATTATACGAGAAATTTTTAATTTTGTTCCTTTGATTAAATATCTCAGAGTAAGGAAATCCAAATCCTTTCAACAAATTTTCAAACACCGAAAAATGGACTTTTATCCGTTATTCAAACAAAAATTATTGTACCATTTTCTGGATTACAGTCTGCCGTTCTTTCTATTGATAGAGCAGTCCAGCCGGAGTTCGTTTCAACGCTACCAACCGCGCCTGGCATTGACGTTTTTAGAGTTGTTTCTACATTCCCGCGCATTTTACACCGGCGGTCGCCGGGGCAACCCCGATACTATTTTTTTTACCATGCAGCATGCAAGCTACAATAAAGAAAAATTGTTTTTCGTCATGGACCCCCAAAAAGAATATCACGGTCTGCCGGACGGCTATCCTATGCCTAAACCGGATTATGCATTTACCATGGGACAAATGGGACAAAGAATCCTGCTGGAAAACGGTTATCCGGCAAAAAAAGTTTTCTTGACCGGTTCCGGCCGTTACGATCATATCAACGGGAAATCGGACAACCGTAAAAAAGAGACCTCTTATCCGCTGACCATATTGCTGGCAACCAGTTTAAATGTACGGCTTGAAATGGAAATGGTTGAGGCCGTAAGCATTGCAGCCCGGGGAATCCCCCGATTACGACTGCTGCTGAGAAGCCATCCCTTTAGCAAGATTGAGAATCAGGCGGCATTTGAGCCATATAGAATACAGTTTGACGTATCAACCGGATCATTGGCAGAAGATCTTCAACAGGCGGATTTGGTTGTATTTACATACTCTACCGTGGCCGAAGAGGCCTTAATTCAGGGGATTCCTGTCTGGCAATGGCTGCCTTTGGGTTTTAACGGGTCTGCAATTGGTGAGCTGCCGCAAATTGAACATTTTTCAAGCGTTGACGAGTTAAGAAAAGGGTTTTTGCAGTTCAGTGAAAATCCGAATCAATTTTCACCTGGCCAAGAGACCATAGATCAAGTCACTTCACAATGTTTTTTCAAAACAGACGGAGGGGCGGCCCAGCGAATTGCAGCTCACATGATGGGATTGCTGGTATCGCCATCCTGA
- a CDS encoding NAD-dependent epimerase/dehydratase family protein: MMNLKTAFDNASALVVGGSGFIGRALVQQLVNLGSEVTSLGIRRLSLVSNEMKSFKHITADVRTPQSLAGALKDERFDYVFNLGGYIDHCPFVKGGRNLIDAHYTGMINLLEQTSHDQLKRFVQIGSSDEYGNNPSPQNETMREAPISPYSAAKTAATHLIQAMARTENFPGVVARLFLVYGPGQDDKRFLPQIIQGCLQGATFPVSEGKQLRDFCHIDDVVQGLLLSAVQKRAGGEVINLASGKPVSIKTVIETVVKLIGNGNPEFGAHPYRPGESMALYADVKKAAEIIGWQSAKTLEQGLEETISWYKKRITI; the protein is encoded by the coding sequence ATGATGAATTTAAAGACAGCATTTGACAATGCAAGTGCCCTTGTCGTGGGTGGAAGCGGTTTCATCGGCAGGGCATTGGTTCAGCAGTTAGTTAATTTGGGAAGTGAGGTTACAAGCCTTGGCATACGTCGTTTATCACTTGTTTCAAACGAGATGAAAAGTTTCAAACATATTACAGCCGATGTAAGGACACCCCAAAGTTTAGCGGGCGCACTTAAAGATGAACGCTTTGATTATGTTTTCAACCTGGGAGGGTATATTGACCACTGCCCTTTCGTGAAAGGCGGCAGGAATCTGATTGACGCTCATTACACAGGCATGATAAACCTTCTTGAACAGACCAGCCACGATCAATTAAAGCGTTTTGTCCAAATCGGCAGCAGTGACGAGTACGGAAATAATCCATCGCCACAAAATGAAACCATGAGAGAGGCCCCCATATCCCCCTATTCCGCAGCGAAAACAGCAGCCACCCATTTGATTCAGGCCATGGCAAGAACCGAGAATTTTCCAGGCGTTGTTGCACGCTTGTTTCTGGTTTATGGGCCAGGCCAGGATGACAAACGTTTTTTGCCCCAGATCATCCAGGGATGCCTGCAAGGTGCCACGTTTCCTGTTTCAGAGGGAAAACAATTAAGGGATTTTTGTCATATTGATGATGTTGTGCAAGGATTGCTGCTGTCAGCAGTTCAAAAAAGAGCTGGCGGAGAGGTCATAAACCTTGCCTCAGGTAAACCGGTCTCCATAAAAACGGTAATTGAAACAGTGGTAAAATTAATCGGAAACGGGAATCCTGAATTCGGTGCCCATCCATACCGGCCGGGAGAAAGCATGGCCTTGTATGCCGATGTTAAAAAGGCTGCTGAAATCATTGGATGGCAATCGGCCAAGACCCTGGAACAAGGATTGGAAGAAACGATTTCATGGTACAAAAAGAGAATAACGATATGA
- the kdsB gene encoding 3-deoxy-manno-octulosonate cytidylyltransferase, with translation MKVVAIVPARMGSSRFPGKPLADILGLPMIEHVRRRVLLSSAVQEVIVATCDSEIMDAVNNNGGKAVMTADSHERCTDRVAEAALQLDADIVINVQGDEPLVRPEIFSPLVAPLIEQKSLACTNMMAEISAERDFLSPDVVKTVVDINDQAVYFSREPIPSLKKAPSKTYKKYRQLGIIAFKSDFLQKFTMLPETPLESIESVDMLRAVEHGFPVQMVLTEYPSIGVDTPEDLRRAIEMMRHDDLFGTY, from the coding sequence ATGAAGGTCGTTGCCATTGTACCGGCTCGGATGGGATCCTCAAGGTTTCCAGGTAAGCCCCTGGCTGATATTCTGGGGCTGCCAATGATTGAACATGTCAGGCGGCGGGTTTTATTATCTTCGGCAGTGCAGGAAGTCATTGTGGCAACCTGTGATTCGGAGATCATGGATGCGGTGAACAACAATGGAGGTAAAGCCGTTATGACAGCCGACAGCCATGAAAGATGCACAGACCGGGTGGCTGAGGCGGCTCTGCAATTGGATGCCGACATCGTCATCAATGTGCAGGGGGATGAGCCATTGGTGCGCCCTGAGATATTTTCGCCTCTGGTGGCGCCGCTTATAGAACAAAAGAGTTTGGCTTGCACCAATATGATGGCGGAAATATCTGCTGAAAGGGATTTTTTGAGTCCCGACGTGGTCAAGACCGTGGTGGATATAAACGATCAAGCCGTCTATTTTTCGCGAGAACCCATTCCTTCCCTCAAAAAGGCCCCCAGTAAAACATACAAAAAATACAGACAACTGGGAATTATTGCATTTAAATCTGATTTTCTTCAAAAATTTACCATGCTTCCCGAAACGCCACTTGAAAGCATAGAATCAGTAGATATGCTGCGGGCCGTTGAACATGGTTTTCCGGTCCAAATGGTTTTAACCGAGTACCCATCAATCGGTGTGGATACCCCGGAGGATCTAAGACGGGCGATAGAGATGATGCGACATGATGATTTGTTTGGCACGTATTAA
- a CDS encoding aldolase/citrate lyase family protein has protein sequence MGLKQKLAQHEITIGSWISLAHPGIAEIMANAGFDWLVIDLEHSVITIREAEELIRVIQLKGVTALVRLSANDPILIKRVMDAGADGVIIPMVNSAEEALKAVKSVYYPPYGNRGVGLARAQGYGTSFDDYRSQLAENTVVIVQVEHITAVKNLGSILEVDGVDGFIVGPYDLSGSLGIPGQFQDQKMVNTMKTIQDISEKFHANAGFHVVPPDPALLKDKIKQGYTFLAYSVDFLFLGEMCRQGLKEIRTFQRES, from the coding sequence ATGGGTTTAAAACAAAAACTGGCTCAACATGAGATAACCATTGGCTCCTGGATTTCGCTGGCCCATCCCGGGATAGCGGAAATAATGGCCAATGCTGGATTTGACTGGCTGGTCATTGATTTGGAACATAGTGTCATCACCATTCGGGAGGCTGAAGAGTTAATACGCGTTATTCAGCTCAAGGGCGTTACGGCCCTGGTCCGCCTGTCAGCCAATGATCCCATCCTGATCAAACGCGTTATGGATGCGGGTGCGGACGGGGTTATCATTCCCATGGTCAATTCCGCAGAAGAAGCGCTTAAGGCCGTCAAATCTGTTTACTACCCACCCTACGGAAATCGTGGGGTCGGACTGGCGCGTGCCCAGGGATACGGCACATCATTTGATGACTACCGGAGTCAACTGGCTGAGAACACAGTGGTTATTGTTCAGGTTGAGCATATCACGGCAGTCAAAAACCTGGGGTCTATTCTTGAGGTGGATGGTGTGGACGGATTTATCGTCGGGCCTTATGATCTATCGGGTTCATTGGGTATTCCCGGTCAATTCCAAGATCAGAAAATGGTGAATACCATGAAAACCATTCAAGATATATCAGAAAAATTCCATGCCAATGCCGGGTTCCATGTTGTACCTCCGGATCCCGCTCTGTTAAAAGACAAAATTAAGCAGGGTTACACCTTCCTTGCCTATAGTGTGGATTTCCTTTTTTTAGGTGAAATGTGCCGCCAGGGATTGAAAGAAATCCGTACATTTCAACGGGAGTCATGA